One Turneriella parva DSM 21527 genomic region harbors:
- a CDS encoding aminodeoxychorismate synthase component I, whose translation MEILTPPNRHQVVSAIHALQAEMQAGRSYLVNYCSQTGVRLNLPPERLFERSAAPFTVWLESEFISFSPEAFVSVSGDTIFTNPMKGTGPDAAALLADAKEQAEHATVVDLLRNDLGRVATGVKIEDYRFVSRIERESGPLFQTSTRISGRLPPDWRDHLGEWLPMLLPAGSISGAPKQETLQLIRQSETESRGFFTGVAVLFDGENLQSAVLIRYLDLSQPQVRFRSGAGVTIYSDPEAEYAEILSKVYVPL comes from the coding sequence TTGGAGATTCTCACACCACCGAACAGGCACCAGGTGGTCAGCGCCATTCACGCGCTACAGGCAGAAATGCAGGCCGGGCGTTCATACTTGGTAAACTATTGTTCACAGACTGGAGTGCGGCTCAACCTGCCACCCGAGAGGCTGTTTGAACGTTCGGCCGCACCCTTCACTGTCTGGCTTGAGAGCGAGTTTATCAGCTTTTCGCCCGAGGCCTTCGTGAGCGTCAGCGGCGACACCATATTCACCAACCCGATGAAGGGTACCGGCCCCGACGCAGCCGCTCTGCTCGCCGATGCGAAAGAGCAGGCCGAACACGCAACCGTCGTCGACCTGCTGCGCAACGACCTCGGCCGCGTCGCCACAGGCGTCAAAATTGAAGACTACCGTTTCGTGAGCCGCATCGAGCGCGAGTCCGGGCCGCTTTTCCAGACGAGCACGCGCATCAGCGGTCGCCTGCCGCCTGACTGGCGCGATCATCTCGGCGAGTGGTTGCCGATGCTGCTGCCCGCAGGGTCAATCTCGGGCGCGCCCAAACAAGAGACGCTGCAGCTCATTCGCCAGAGCGAAACCGAGTCGCGCGGTTTTTTCACGGGAGTCGCCGTGTTGTTCGACGGCGAAAACCTGCAGAGCGCGGTCTTAATTCGCTATCTCGATCTTTCTCAGCCGCAGGTCAGGTTTCGCAGCGGGGCCGGTGTCACGATCTACAGCGACCCCGAAGCCGAATATGCAGAGATCTTGAGTAAGGTATACGTTCCACTATGA
- a CDS encoding NAD(P)/FAD-dependent oxidoreductase: METHKFDIVVLGAGPAGAASALFLAEAGFKVALVEQREFAKAGPSWVNGLHLDTFQKIGLAEPAGDEVEIRDFPVTFFSADFGERLDVAASGFTNIRMRPFVDRLHRSAFAAGVIGFDQTRVEGFDFRDERPQTVRFSRLTGGDSADRFSLSAKLFVDATGITGLLRGQVASLNQSSGSLNDADVCTALQQNSRISDRAQAAEFLKRHGVQPGTLVSILGTQGGYSTLSVQVSRDLSEVGLLAGAIKDARFLTGTQMVKKFCGENPWVGDKIHSGGGTIPLRHPLHRLTAPGVAVLGNAANQVFSVHGSGVMPALQAARLLANAVTDAADPGDESVLWGYTASFQKNLGAMLATYNLFRRFSQNLKSDDIAKMFRYGLMNEAMMLAGIKQVMPEPSLTSGLSILATGLRDPLFAANLVRSLAHMPLVYMHYLNFPEVHDQKKFAGWVQHAKNLAGY, from the coding sequence ATGGAAACTCATAAATTTGATATCGTAGTTCTGGGCGCAGGCCCCGCGGGGGCTGCGAGTGCGCTTTTTCTGGCCGAGGCCGGTTTTAAGGTGGCGCTTGTTGAGCAGCGTGAATTTGCGAAGGCCGGGCCGTCGTGGGTAAACGGTCTGCATCTTGATACTTTTCAAAAAATCGGACTGGCCGAGCCTGCAGGTGATGAGGTCGAAATCAGAGATTTTCCTGTTACCTTCTTCTCGGCTGATTTCGGCGAAAGGCTCGATGTCGCCGCGAGTGGGTTTACGAACATTCGCATGCGCCCGTTTGTCGATCGGTTGCACCGGTCAGCCTTTGCTGCCGGTGTCATCGGTTTTGACCAGACTCGTGTCGAGGGCTTTGATTTTCGCGATGAGCGACCGCAGACCGTGCGGTTCTCGCGGCTAACCGGTGGTGATTCTGCCGACAGGTTTTCGCTCAGTGCAAAACTTTTCGTCGATGCAACGGGAATTACAGGCCTGTTACGGGGGCAAGTTGCTTCACTCAATCAATCCTCAGGTTCGCTGAATGATGCAGATGTGTGCACGGCTCTGCAGCAGAATTCGCGAATCAGTGACCGCGCGCAAGCAGCAGAGTTTCTGAAAAGGCATGGGGTGCAGCCGGGCACGCTTGTCAGCATTCTCGGCACGCAGGGTGGTTATTCAACGCTGAGCGTTCAGGTTTCGCGCGACCTATCAGAGGTTGGGCTACTGGCAGGGGCGATCAAAGACGCGCGGTTTCTCACGGGTACGCAGATGGTCAAAAAGTTCTGCGGCGAAAATCCGTGGGTCGGCGACAAGATTCACAGTGGGGGTGGTACCATACCGCTGAGGCACCCTTTGCACCGGCTGACGGCGCCCGGTGTCGCCGTTCTCGGCAATGCAGCGAACCAGGTATTTTCAGTGCATGGCAGCGGCGTGATGCCTGCGCTTCAGGCGGCCAGGCTTCTCGCGAACGCTGTCACCGACGCCGCCGACCCGGGCGATGAATCGGTGCTGTGGGGGTATACCGCTTCTTTTCAAAAGAATCTCGGGGCGATGCTCGCGACTTACAATCTGTTTCGCCGCTTCTCGCAGAATCTGAAATCCGACGACATCGCGAAAATGTTTCGCTACGGCCTCATGAATGAGGCGATGATGCTGGCAGGCATCAAACAGGTGATGCCCGAGCCTTCGCTCACGAGTGGGCTCAGTATTCTCGCAACTGGTCTGCGCGACCCGCTGTTTGCGGCGAATCTGGTGCGCTCGCTGGCGCATATGCCGCTCGTCTATATGCACTACCTGAACTTTCCCGAGGTACATGATCAGAAAAAGTTTGCGGGTTGGGTTCAGCACGCGAAGAACCTGGCCGGTTACTGA
- a CDS encoding polysaccharide deacetylase family protein: MKSVPFSVSLIFMSGFYLFCNAEAPIADASKTSAPAGTLPPNELGKIPILTYHKIADENTEYTRSRESYANDLVLLKKHGFYPVSLSELRTGKITTPKGKIPVLITYDDSSETHFKYEADGSLSPGCAVEIMERFQKKNSDFPLRGVFFVLPKAAYPNNFFGQTELIGKKMKYLTDRGFEIGSHTLWHANLRKYRHKIEEQLALGTYEIQKYVKNYPVYAFALPYGIFPPKEDEPRLRSGTYKGRHYKHEMIFDYSNGLSHSVYDAKFDTYHIRRLHGNEKTLAKLFRQATTQKHIFFVSDGDPNTVTVKKSDAERVRLKPGQKLATY; the protein is encoded by the coding sequence ATGAAATCAGTCCCCTTTTCTGTTTCGCTCATTTTCATGAGCGGCTTTTACCTCTTCTGCAACGCAGAGGCGCCGATCGCCGATGCGAGCAAAACCAGCGCACCGGCAGGCACCCTACCCCCCAACGAGCTCGGCAAAATACCCATTCTGACCTACCATAAGATCGCCGATGAAAACACCGAGTATACCCGCAGCCGTGAAAGCTACGCGAACGACCTGGTGTTATTAAAGAAGCACGGCTTCTACCCTGTCTCGCTGTCAGAGCTCCGCACCGGAAAAATCACGACCCCTAAGGGTAAAATACCCGTGTTGATCACTTACGATGATTCGTCAGAGACGCACTTTAAGTATGAGGCGGATGGTTCGCTCTCACCTGGCTGCGCGGTAGAGATCATGGAACGCTTTCAAAAAAAGAACAGCGATTTTCCGCTGCGCGGTGTGTTTTTTGTTCTACCAAAAGCGGCATACCCGAATAATTTTTTCGGCCAGACTGAACTCATCGGCAAAAAGATGAAATACCTCACCGACAGGGGTTTTGAAATCGGTTCGCACACGCTGTGGCATGCGAACCTCAGAAAGTATCGCCATAAAATTGAAGAGCAGCTGGCGCTCGGCACATATGAGATTCAGAAGTATGTGAAAAATTATCCCGTATACGCGTTTGCACTGCCATACGGTATATTTCCGCCAAAAGAAGACGAACCGCGGCTGCGTTCAGGCACGTACAAAGGCCGTCATTATAAGCATGAGATGATCTTTGATTATTCCAACGGGCTCAGCCATTCGGTTTACGACGCCAAATTTGACACCTACCACATTCGCCGGCTGCATGGCAATGAGAAGACTCTGGCTAAGCTTTTCAGGCAGGCAACGACGCAGAAGCATATCTTTTTTGTGAGCGACGGCGACCCGAACACGGTGACAGTGAAAAAAAGCGACGCCGAACGCGTTCGCCTGAAACCCGGCCAGAAGCTGGCGACATACTGA
- a CDS encoding bifunctional ADP-dependent NAD(P)H-hydrate dehydratase/NAD(P)H-hydrate epimerase yields MPAILDNLPDFGSLLLSREQMRAYDALAMASCKIPGTILMENAGRGAAEKIGRLLAKTAEKPRVVILCGTGNNGGDGFVVARQLVAERRLAATVTLFVHGAPTDIKGDAKINLDILLALGQRVLFSDDFSLPDFAAELGKATIAVDALFGTGLSRALTAEAQRLVGEFNRFAGPRVSLDLPSGLDADTGQVLGLAVRATHTVTFAHAKPGMLTPAGSEHCGEITVVHTGHDDTDILRQTGPAARVLTATGVAAWLSPRIKGTFKHRSGDAIVFAGSPGKTGAAHLAALAALRAGAGLVTIATASEAVPAIAQSADEIMLLSLPDSASATDLEALIQKRSSVALGPGFGLSAEAKLLSERLWQECATVLTVDADGLTNIAGAAAAIHPRILTPHSGEMARLLGITPAEVERDRYAAVRVAAKRYHAVVVLKGAHSLIGAPDGETFVSPWANPALATAGSGDVLTGIICALAADLEPFAAASAGVYLHGLAAHLWCEENHADRGMVASDIIARLPAASGLLVSR; encoded by the coding sequence ATGCCTGCAATTTTGGACAACCTGCCCGATTTCGGCAGCCTGCTGCTGAGTCGCGAACAAATGCGCGCCTACGATGCGCTGGCGATGGCAAGCTGCAAAATACCCGGTACAATTCTCATGGAGAACGCAGGCCGCGGTGCCGCCGAGAAGATCGGGCGGCTGCTCGCGAAAACCGCAGAAAAACCGAGGGTTGTAATACTCTGCGGCACGGGAAATAACGGCGGCGACGGCTTCGTCGTCGCGAGGCAGCTCGTGGCTGAGCGACGCCTCGCGGCGACGGTCACCCTGTTTGTGCACGGCGCCCCGACAGATATCAAGGGGGATGCAAAAATCAATCTCGATATTCTGCTCGCGCTCGGCCAGCGCGTGCTTTTCAGTGATGATTTTTCGCTGCCCGATTTCGCTGCAGAATTGGGCAAGGCAACAATCGCCGTCGACGCGCTCTTCGGCACTGGCCTTAGCCGCGCGCTCACCGCTGAAGCGCAACGTCTCGTCGGCGAATTCAATCGCTTTGCCGGCCCACGCGTGTCGCTCGACCTGCCGAGCGGCCTTGATGCCGACACGGGTCAGGTTCTGGGGCTTGCGGTGCGGGCGACGCACACCGTGACGTTCGCGCATGCAAAACCGGGCATGCTCACACCCGCGGGCAGCGAACACTGCGGTGAAATCACTGTCGTGCACACCGGCCATGATGACACTGATATTCTGCGCCAGACCGGCCCGGCCGCCCGCGTGCTCACGGCGACAGGCGTTGCTGCATGGTTATCGCCCCGAATCAAGGGTACGTTTAAACACCGGTCGGGTGATGCAATCGTTTTTGCCGGCTCGCCCGGTAAAACCGGCGCAGCACACCTCGCAGCTCTTGCGGCGCTGCGCGCGGGTGCAGGCCTCGTCACGATTGCCACAGCGTCCGAGGCAGTGCCTGCGATTGCGCAAAGCGCAGATGAGATCATGCTGCTAAGTTTACCAGACAGCGCTTCAGCAACGGATCTTGAAGCTCTAATCCAGAAACGCAGCAGCGTCGCTCTCGGGCCGGGTTTTGGCTTGAGCGCCGAGGCCAAGCTGCTCTCTGAACGGCTATGGCAAGAATGCGCCACGGTGCTGACCGTCGACGCCGATGGTCTGACGAACATTGCCGGTGCTGCCGCGGCAATACATCCACGCATTCTGACTCCGCATTCGGGCGAAATGGCCCGGCTGCTCGGTATCACTCCAGCAGAGGTGGAGCGCGACCGATATGCTGCCGTGCGCGTTGCAGCAAAACGCTATCACGCAGTCGTTGTGCTGAAAGGTGCACATTCGCTGATTGGGGCACCCGACGGCGAAACATTCGTATCACCCTGGGCAAACCCGGCGCTCGCAACCGCGGGTTCGGGTGATGTTCTCACCGGAATCATCTGCGCGCTGGCGGCAGATCTGGAACCTTTCGCAGCGGCAAGCGCAGGCGTCTACCTGCACGGGCTCGCGGCGCATCTGTGGTGTGAAGAAAATCATGCCGACCGTGGTATGGTCGCGTCTGACATTATCGCCCGGCTGCCTGCCGCCAGCGGATTGCTGGTTTCCCGTTAG
- a CDS encoding DNA recombination protein RmuC, whose product MVYLFIFTALAIGLMLGIVIGRLAGKNAGIAAATENRLLKESLAKTEAAQAALAEKIQTEFKNIANDVLVSGSRQVHADAQKQLDTLLQPLQSKLGEFQNRLEQTATAQGRDSAALKEQIRSLTDLNKNVGEEARRLADALKGDAKSRGNWGEMVLERLLEVAGLIRGTHYETQVSLKGEQGDFRPDVVVRLPDQKDMIIDSKVSLVHYEQMFGAANEEARAALRKEHLARLKKHVDDLGKKDYSSLAGVNSIDLVFMFVPIEGAFLEALNADEQLYDYAFRKNVVILTPGTLLVTLRLVAQMWQQDNQNKNALKIALEGGKLYDKFVGFVEDITRLGAQMDTTRKTYEDAMKKLNTGPGNLVTQSEKLRELGAKAKKRLALTAEDEE is encoded by the coding sequence ATGGTATACCTGTTTATCTTTACTGCACTTGCCATCGGGTTGATGCTCGGTATAGTCATTGGTCGTCTCGCGGGCAAAAATGCGGGCATCGCCGCAGCGACCGAAAACCGGCTGCTTAAAGAATCACTTGCGAAGACTGAAGCGGCGCAGGCGGCTCTGGCAGAAAAAATCCAGACCGAATTCAAGAATATCGCGAACGACGTACTCGTTTCGGGGTCGCGCCAGGTGCACGCTGACGCGCAGAAGCAGTTAGACACTCTGCTGCAACCGTTGCAGTCAAAGCTGGGTGAATTTCAGAATCGCCTCGAACAAACCGCGACCGCGCAGGGGCGTGACAGTGCTGCGCTCAAAGAGCAGATTCGTTCGCTCACCGATCTGAACAAAAACGTCGGTGAAGAGGCGCGGCGGCTCGCAGACGCTCTGAAGGGCGATGCCAAGTCGCGCGGCAACTGGGGTGAGATGGTGCTCGAGCGCCTGCTCGAAGTCGCTGGTCTCATCAGAGGCACGCACTATGAAACGCAGGTTTCGCTCAAGGGCGAACAGGGAGATTTCAGACCCGACGTGGTCGTGCGCTTGCCCGATCAAAAAGACATGATTATCGATTCGAAGGTGTCGCTCGTGCACTACGAGCAAATGTTCGGCGCGGCGAACGAAGAGGCGCGTGCGGCGCTGCGTAAAGAGCACCTTGCGCGGCTCAAGAAGCACGTCGACGACCTCGGTAAAAAAGACTACAGCTCTCTCGCCGGAGTGAACAGCATCGATCTCGTGTTCATGTTCGTGCCGATCGAAGGCGCGTTTCTCGAGGCGCTGAACGCCGACGAGCAGCTCTATGACTATGCGTTCAGAAAGAACGTCGTGATTCTCACGCCAGGTACCTTGCTCGTCACGCTGCGGCTCGTCGCGCAGATGTGGCAGCAAGATAACCAAAACAAGAACGCTCTGAAGATTGCGCTTGAAGGCGGCAAACTCTACGATAAATTCGTCGGCTTTGTCGAAGACATTACCCGCCTCGGCGCACAGATGGATACCACCCGCAAAACGTATGAAGACGCGATGAAGAAGCTCAATACCGGGCCCGGTAATCTGGTGACGCAAAGTGAAAAGCTGCGCGAACTCGGCGCGAAAGCCAAGAAGCGCCTCGCGCTCACGGCCGAAGACGAAGAATAG
- a CDS encoding FecR family protein — MRNLILSTAVVALVAVGCGDKKDQTSLDSAKFTYVKGDVLVSGKPATLGQTVSKDATIEVKNNSMAVLQFSSSASITLKANSVLSIANLSKNESGKPVIELSQSSGASFSKIAKGQSEFSIKTPTAVAGVRGTSFELTVGNGKTTQIKLLEGKVAVIKATEGQTAEAIKEELAKADTVEIAPVSGKVVVPESVEKYATGAATSASLTDAAKPEVKKLTLADIKAKYGRIAKIQTKNGKEYVGYFNQQGAEMTIQTVDGQVRVPVANVQKVTPMN; from the coding sequence ATGCGAAATCTCATTCTTTCGACCGCAGTGGTTGCCCTGGTGGCAGTCGGTTGCGGCGATAAAAAAGACCAAACGAGCCTTGACTCTGCAAAATTTACCTATGTAAAAGGTGATGTTTTGGTGAGCGGCAAGCCTGCAACTCTCGGCCAAACCGTGAGCAAAGACGCTACTATTGAAGTGAAAAACAATTCAATGGCAGTTCTGCAGTTTTCAAGCTCAGCTTCAATTACCCTGAAGGCTAACTCAGTGCTGTCAATTGCCAACCTCAGCAAAAACGAAAGCGGCAAGCCTGTGATCGAACTGTCACAGTCTAGCGGTGCATCGTTCAGCAAGATTGCAAAAGGCCAATCTGAGTTTTCAATCAAGACACCAACCGCTGTCGCGGGTGTGCGTGGTACATCGTTTGAGCTGACTGTCGGCAACGGCAAGACAACCCAAATCAAACTGCTCGAAGGTAAAGTTGCCGTTATCAAGGCGACCGAAGGCCAGACAGCTGAAGCGATTAAAGAAGAACTGGCAAAAGCGGACACTGTTGAGATCGCTCCTGTTAGCGGTAAAGTGGTAGTACCTGAATCAGTTGAAAAATATGCAACTGGCGCAGCAACTTCAGCTTCACTGACTGACGCAGCGAAACCAGAAGTGAAAAAACTGACACTCGCCGATATCAAGGCTAAATATGGCCGTATCGCGAAAATTCAGACCAAAAATGGTAAAGAGTACGTAGGTTACTTCAACCAGCAAGGTGCTGAAATGACTATCCAAACTGTTGATGGTCAGGTTCGCGTGCCAGTCGCGAACGTTCAGAAAGTTACGCCCATGAATTGA
- a CDS encoding AAA family ATPase translates to MATPRETAGVPLQLSEIRAELDRTAAEIGVDSQKLQLTFERSDFNLRCEVEEVSDSLLIDTIAIAKRHLENWRIHTFEKSFLSIQALNDNLFATEGLLEKIKIRISGLYGEKTLEITKKGALVHAELSLMSALLRRALGRVSGKDVLSQLAEMGCHIYRPQDKIGGIAAFSRLTAKLRETVILPLKNPEVYDKIARETRSEFSLNRPRAVLFTGPPGTGKTTMARHVGKEAGLVVVHVPLENILSAYYGESTKRLAVIFDAATTTREPLILFLDEIDALAPSRNEKLFEASRRLLSVLLRKIDGLETQNNIITVGATNRPQDLDSALLSRFDTILEFNEPQQEDIQELIRFYAKQLSAGDNEKLAQQLSGLSVRAIRDVCLRAERQLAREQIEKSTTAVAAPTLEYYVRTLAEYRLGRPAD, encoded by the coding sequence ATGGCAACACCCCGCGAGACAGCCGGCGTCCCTTTGCAGCTCAGTGAAATCAGGGCGGAGCTCGACCGTACTGCCGCCGAAATCGGTGTCGACAGCCAAAAACTGCAGCTCACATTCGAGCGCAGTGATTTTAACCTGCGCTGTGAGGTTGAAGAAGTTTCTGATTCACTTTTGATCGACACGATAGCCATCGCGAAGCGCCACCTAGAGAACTGGCGTATTCACACATTCGAAAAATCTTTTTTGTCGATACAGGCTCTGAACGACAACCTGTTCGCAACCGAAGGCCTGCTCGAAAAAATCAAGATTCGCATTTCGGGCCTTTACGGGGAAAAGACACTGGAAATTACGAAGAAGGGGGCGCTCGTTCACGCAGAGCTTTCTCTCATGAGTGCGCTTTTGCGGCGCGCGCTGGGCCGGGTTTCAGGCAAAGACGTGCTTTCGCAATTAGCAGAAATGGGCTGCCACATTTACCGGCCGCAAGACAAGATTGGCGGTATTGCCGCCTTTTCGCGCCTCACCGCAAAGCTGCGAGAGACGGTGATTCTGCCGCTCAAAAACCCAGAGGTCTATGACAAGATCGCGCGCGAGACGCGTAGCGAATTCTCTTTGAACCGCCCCCGGGCGGTGCTCTTTACAGGGCCTCCGGGTACCGGCAAAACCACGATGGCGCGTCACGTTGGTAAAGAAGCAGGTCTGGTTGTCGTTCACGTGCCGCTCGAAAACATTCTTTCGGCCTATTATGGCGAATCGACGAAGCGCCTCGCAGTTATATTTGATGCTGCCACGACGACACGCGAACCGCTGATACTTTTTCTCGACGAAATCGACGCGCTGGCTCCGTCGCGCAACGAAAAGCTCTTTGAGGCATCGCGCCGGCTGCTGTCGGTATTACTTCGAAAAATTGACGGTCTTGAGACGCAGAATAATATCATTACCGTCGGGGCGACGAACCGACCGCAAGACCTTGACAGCGCGCTGCTGTCTCGCTTCGACACAATTCTCGAATTTAACGAACCGCAACAAGAAGACATTCAAGAGCTGATCAGGTTCTATGCAAAACAGCTGTCGGCTGGCGATAATGAGAAACTGGCGCAGCAGCTGTCGGGGCTTTCAGTGCGCGCGATTCGCGATGTGTGCCTCAGGGCCGAACGCCAGCTCGCGCGCGAGCAGATCGAAAAGTCAACGACGGCCGTCGCGGCCCCGACGCTCGAATATTACGTGCGCACGCTCGCCGAATACAGGTTGGGTAGACCGGCAGATTGA
- a CDS encoding EAL domain-containing protein → MTGKIFEWELTLARRLALISIVGGSASWLFRFARQGFVADFLNIFLATFIVVLAILIVARASYRPIAATLIIGMMIIGLQVSWGLAEPRGGALLVLTAGVSLAAAYYRIRTALAAILLSAIVLALMGYTAADRLPQQLVNLPGGTTIFTNFISATIGFVSVSTLIAVVISFVRSKMEQSLRHTRILLITARNQKSDLESKERLLTLFTELASDYVYQVDLRQPNMVPQIFAGSFERITGYAPSDIGKLGGWMQIVHPEDRERLQRHMPTLLEGKETITEYRIQSASGKILWVRDHVRPVRDSETGNVTLLLGAVHDVTERRHAEEQIENLAFYDPLTSLPNRRLLLDRLEQALALSGRTGLRGALLFIDLDHFKNLNDTKGHEAGDQLLVQQSRRLKLCIREGDTVARLGGDEFIIILGELSEEEEKAAEEVSEITRRILHALSLPVALSYRQMSDYENTCSIGVTMFKGHELTVDELLRRADMAMYQAKADGRNAFRFFDPQMQQLLAERLKLEDDLKQALSHSQFVIYLQPQLDDAAKLVGAEVLLRWQHPEKGLVSPLEFIPSAERTGLIVEIGAWVIDQACAVLARWEKSADTRSLTLAVNVSARQFHRADFATEVGKALSRHGVSGERLKLELTESLALENVAESAARMQELRSMGIHLSLDDFGTGQSSLYYLKQLPLSQMKIDQSFVRDILTDPNDAVLVKTIIGMANNLKLEVMAEGVETEAQRAYLREHGCTLYQGYLFSPPISVAEFERQFLAAPLAATANS, encoded by the coding sequence ATGACGGGTAAAATTTTCGAATGGGAACTCACTCTTGCGCGCCGCCTGGCGCTCATTAGCATTGTAGGTGGTTCAGCAAGTTGGCTGTTTCGCTTTGCCCGCCAGGGGTTTGTCGCTGATTTTCTGAATATTTTTCTCGCGACCTTTATCGTGGTGCTGGCGATTCTCATCGTGGCGCGCGCCAGCTACAGGCCGATTGCCGCAACGCTGATCATCGGCATGATGATTATCGGTCTGCAGGTTTCGTGGGGCCTCGCCGAGCCACGCGGCGGGGCGCTGCTCGTTCTGACGGCCGGCGTGTCACTGGCCGCGGCATATTACCGCATTCGCACTGCTTTGGCAGCGATACTTTTAAGCGCGATTGTGCTGGCGCTGATGGGCTACACCGCAGCCGATAGATTACCCCAACAGCTGGTGAATCTGCCTGGGGGCACGACAATATTCACGAATTTTATCAGTGCAACCATTGGTTTCGTATCTGTCAGCACTCTGATTGCGGTGGTGATATCTTTTGTCAGGTCGAAAATGGAGCAGAGTTTGCGGCATACGCGAATTCTGCTGATTACGGCCCGCAATCAGAAAAGCGATCTCGAAAGCAAAGAGCGCCTGCTGACCCTTTTTACTGAACTTGCATCCGACTACGTTTATCAGGTTGATCTCAGGCAGCCCAATATGGTGCCGCAAATCTTTGCCGGTTCGTTTGAGCGCATAACCGGGTACGCGCCGAGCGACATCGGCAAACTCGGCGGTTGGATGCAGATCGTACATCCCGAAGACCGCGAACGCCTGCAGCGGCATATGCCCACGCTACTCGAAGGCAAAGAGACGATAACTGAATATCGTATACAATCGGCTTCGGGTAAGATTCTTTGGGTGCGCGATCATGTGCGGCCTGTGCGCGACAGCGAAACCGGTAATGTGACCTTGCTGCTCGGCGCGGTGCACGATGTGACAGAGCGCCGCCACGCTGAAGAGCAAATTGAAAACCTCGCTTTTTACGATCCTCTCACTTCTCTGCCGAATCGCCGGCTGCTGCTCGACCGGCTTGAGCAGGCGCTCGCACTCAGCGGTCGCACCGGGCTGCGTGGGGCGCTGCTCTTTATAGACCTCGATCACTTTAAGAATCTGAACGACACGAAAGGCCACGAAGCGGGCGACCAGCTGCTGGTGCAACAGTCGCGTCGGTTAAAGCTTTGTATTCGCGAAGGCGATACGGTAGCGCGCCTGGGTGGCGACGAGTTCATCATTATACTCGGCGAACTCTCTGAAGAAGAAGAAAAAGCCGCAGAAGAAGTCAGCGAAATCACACGGCGCATATTGCATGCGCTCAGCCTGCCGGTAGCACTTTCATACCGGCAAATGAGCGATTACGAAAATACGTGCAGCATCGGTGTCACCATGTTCAAGGGGCACGAACTCACCGTCGACGAGCTGCTGCGGCGCGCCGATATGGCGATGTACCAGGCGAAAGCCGACGGCCGAAACGCGTTCAGATTTTTTGATCCGCAGATGCAGCAGCTGCTGGCAGAGCGGCTCAAACTCGAAGACGACCTGAAACAGGCGCTGTCGCATTCTCAGTTCGTCATCTACCTTCAGCCACAGCTCGATGATGCAGCGAAGCTCGTCGGCGCAGAGGTGCTGCTGCGCTGGCAGCACCCCGAAAAGGGCCTCGTGTCGCCGCTCGAGTTTATACCTTCGGCAGAGCGTACCGGCCTTATCGTCGAAATCGGTGCCTGGGTAATCGATCAAGCCTGCGCCGTGCTCGCCCGGTGGGAAAAATCAGCCGACACCCGCAGCCTGACGCTCGCGGTTAACGTCAGCGCGCGGCAATTTCACCGAGCCGATTTTGCCACTGAAGTAGGCAAGGCGCTCTCTCGCCACGGTGTGAGCGGCGAGCGCCTGAAGCTCGAACTCACCGAATCGCTCGCACTCGAAAATGTCGCTGAATCTGCGGCGCGCATGCAAGAGCTGCGCAGCATGGGTATTCATCTCTCGCTCGACGATTTTGGCACAGGCCAGTCATCGCTTTATTATCTCAAACAATTACCGCTCAGCCAGATGAAAATCGACCAGTCTTTCGTCAGAGATATTCTGACCGACCCCAACGATGCGGTGCTCGTGAAAACGATCATCGGCATGGCGAATAATCTCAAACTCGAAGTCATGGCAGAAGGCGTTGAAACCGAAGCACAGCGCGCCTACTTGCGCGAGCACGGCTGCACACTCTATCAGGGTTACCTTTTCAGCCCGCCAATCAGTGTCGCAGAATTTGAACGGCAGTTTCTCGCTGCCCCGCTCGCGGCGACAGCCAACAGTTAG